In Capsicum annuum cultivar UCD-10X-F1 unplaced genomic scaffold, UCD10Xv1.1 ctg4743, whole genome shotgun sequence, the following are encoded in one genomic region:
- the LOC107849043 gene encoding serine/arginine-rich splicing factor RSZ22 isoform X1, translating to MGLLMSCMGEGYYSEMSRVYVGNLDPRVTERELEDEFRVFGVIRSVWVARRPPGYAFIDFDDRRDAQDAIRDLDGKNGWRVELSHNSRGERGGGRGGGRGRSGGSDLKCYECGESGHFARECRVRGGPGPGKRRSRSPPRYRRSPSYGRRSYSPRGRSPRRRSISPRGRSYSRSPYRGRDEVPYSNGNGSLRDRIRSRS from the exons GTTATTATTCCGAGATGTCAAGAGTGTATGTTGGAAATCTTGATCCCAGGGTCACTGAAAGAGAACTAGAAGATGAATTCCGTGTCTTTGGAGTTATAAGAAG TGTTTGGGTTGCAAGACGCCCACCTGGTTATGCTTTTATTGACTTTGATGACCGAAGAGATGCACAAGACGCAATCAGGGATCTTGATG GTAAGAATGGATGGAGAGTGGAGCTTTCACATAATTCTAGAGGAGAAAGGGGTGGAGGGCGAGGGGGAGGTCGTGGTCGCTCTGGAGGCTCTGATTTGAAGTGCTACGAGTGCGGTGAGTCTGGTCATTTTGCTCGTGAATGCCGAGTGCGTGGAGGTCCAGGTCCTGGAAAACGTAGAAGTCGTAGCCCTCCTAGATATCGAAGGAGTCCAAGCTATGGTCGCAG GAGTTATAGTCCCCGTGGACGATCCCCCCGACGCCGAAGCATATCACCTCGTGGACGCAGCTATAGCCGATCTCCATACCGTGGCAGAGATGAAGTTCCTTATTCCAATGG AAATGGCAGCCTTAGGGACCGAATCAGAAGCAGGAGCTGA
- the LOC107849043 gene encoding serine/arginine-rich splicing factor RSZ22 isoform X2: protein MSRVYVGNLDPRVTERELEDEFRVFGVIRSVWVARRPPGYAFIDFDDRRDAQDAIRDLDGKNGWRVELSHNSRGERGGGRGGGRGRSGGSDLKCYECGESGHFARECRVRGGPGPGKRRSRSPPRYRRSPSYGRRSYSPRGRSPRRRSISPRGRSYSRSPYRGRDEVPYSNGNGSLRDRIRSRS from the exons ATGTCAAGAGTGTATGTTGGAAATCTTGATCCCAGGGTCACTGAAAGAGAACTAGAAGATGAATTCCGTGTCTTTGGAGTTATAAGAAG TGTTTGGGTTGCAAGACGCCCACCTGGTTATGCTTTTATTGACTTTGATGACCGAAGAGATGCACAAGACGCAATCAGGGATCTTGATG GTAAGAATGGATGGAGAGTGGAGCTTTCACATAATTCTAGAGGAGAAAGGGGTGGAGGGCGAGGGGGAGGTCGTGGTCGCTCTGGAGGCTCTGATTTGAAGTGCTACGAGTGCGGTGAGTCTGGTCATTTTGCTCGTGAATGCCGAGTGCGTGGAGGTCCAGGTCCTGGAAAACGTAGAAGTCGTAGCCCTCCTAGATATCGAAGGAGTCCAAGCTATGGTCGCAG GAGTTATAGTCCCCGTGGACGATCCCCCCGACGCCGAAGCATATCACCTCGTGGACGCAGCTATAGCCGATCTCCATACCGTGGCAGAGATGAAGTTCCTTATTCCAATGG AAATGGCAGCCTTAGGGACCGAATCAGAAGCAGGAGCTGA